In the Colias croceus chromosome 1, ilColCroc2.1 genome, CGGGTTCCGGACTAGGGCCAAATCAGCATTCAAAACCCGTTCAGACAAGCTCGAGAGACTCTGCTGGCTCTAAACGATCACGTCTCGATGACACTATATCACCGAGAGGGGCGAAAAAGAAGCCATGCCTTAATGAGTACCGGGCTGTCCAGACCGCGAGTTATGCGGATGCAGTTAAGGGTGACCTAATTGTGGCGATAACATCTGACACACCAACTGGTCACCTTAACCAAGAACAAGCCGACCACATCCTGGCATCACTCCAACCCTTGCTTCATCAAGAAGCCTTGAACTATAGGGAAGGAGACGCGTGCATCCTATTTAGGGGCAAACCCATGTTTAAGGGGGGCGTCCTTAAGCTATGGTGCGACGATGCGAGGACGGTGGATTGGCTCAAAGCAGCCACCAAGAAGGTTACACTGCCTTCTGGTGACAAAATCTGCGTCAGAAGACTTGCGGACGTGCCGCGTAGAGTGCGCTGTGGCATCCTGCTCCCAGGTGTGTGGAAGGACATGAAGGTTGTCGGCCTTCAACTCCGGTACCACAATGACTGGGCGCAGGTACACCGCTGGTTGCTCCTTCGGGCTGAGGTACAGGAAGCGGAAACGTTTGTTGTCGTCAGCATACCGGAGGATTTGGTCTCTACGGTCATGGAGCATAACCGTTGCCTAGGATTCTTCTTTGGCTCGGTCTATATTAAGTTCCAGGGGCCAAAGGGTAAATATACCGAATGGCCCCCCGAATGGGACAAACCAACGGTGGAAAATGCGACCACGTCTGCAAAGTCGGATCCTGACTTAAACAAGGCTGAAACACTGCCTAGTTTAACAACAGAAAGTGAGGAGCAAGCCACAGCTCCCTCCACATCGCGCGACACAACTGATGCGCCTATGGAGGTGACGCCTGACGATGAACTCATCCTGCTCTCAGTAGATTCGGGCGACCCAGAGTCGGCTGATTCGGAGAGTGGTGATGAGTACACCAGAAGGTTCGGTGGCTTGGCCCTGGGTCAGGAGGAAGAGGGGATGCTATCTGATGATGGCGAACCCCTCATCTGAATGCCACTTTCTTCAAGCAAACCTCCAGCACAGTCAGAGCGCTACGGCTCAGCTCAGGAAATGGCTGGAGGTAACCACTACGGCCATTGTGCTTATCCAAGAGCCGTGGGTAAGCAACTCTGGCAAAATCAACGGCCTCACTAACATCGGAGGTAAGATTATTTCCATAACAGGTTCTATTAAACCCAGATCCTGTATTTATGTTTCTAATAATCTACAAGTGCATGCACTAACAGAATTCTGTTCTAGGGATGTATGCGCCATCCTACTACTAGGCGACAACAACCACAGGCCCAACTTTGTGATCGCCTCGACGTACATGCCGGCAGATGAAGACCCACCACCGCGAGAATTTGCCAGGCTGGTGGAGTACTGCGCGGGAGAGGGTTTGGAGCTTATCGCGGGCACAGACTGCAATGCACACCACCCCCTATGGGGGATGCCTACAGGTAACAACAGAGGTAGAGACCTTGTTGAATACCTATTTACAACTAGTCTTAATTTAGTCAATACAGGTGCCGAACCAACCTTCGTCACTCGCCGATGTAGAACTATCATTGATCTCACACTGGCGACCCCTGGCATCATAGGTAGCATTAACAACTGGCACGTGTCAAAGGAGGCTTCTTGCTCCGATCACAGGTGGCTACGCTTTAACCTACAGGTAAACACTATTACACCCATTCCTACAAGGAATCCCAGGAAAACTGATAGGACACTCTACCGGGCCCATCTTGAAAACCTCCTTACGAATGCATGCTTTCCAGATAGAATTATGAATATACCGGATTTAGAACGTCTGGCAGAGCAACtaactacaaatattatttccagCTATAACACTGCCTGCCCCCTGCGGGCAACGAAAGTAGCAGGTGCCAAACAGCAATCCTGGTGGGGACCGGAACTTGCCAAACAAAGACAATTGGTCAGAAGATCACTAAACCGTGCAATGAACACTAACTGCGACCATGATTGGAACACTTACAAAGTAAACAAAGCTGAATACAAAAGACAAATAAGATTCAGAAGCAGTGCAGGATGGAAGAAATTCTGTGATGGCATTGAATCCTGTAATCAAGCAAACAGAGTGCGCAAAGTCATCTCCTGCTGCAATACGACCAAGCTGGGATCGATCAAAAAAGGCGACAACACTCTTACAAAAACACCAGCTGAGACGGAAGCTGTTCTGATGCAGACACACTTCCCCGGCTGCAAATTCATACAACGACATGAAAGGAAAGATACGGCAACCCACACACCATGTGAGGACAACTGGAGTACTGCTGAGCTCATAGTCAGTAAGGAAAAAGTACAATGGGCAATCGACAGCTTTCAAGCATACAAGGCACCTGGTCCAGATGGTATATACCCAGCTTTATTACAATGGGGGGGACCGATACTCACGTCTCATCTATCTGCCATTCTGACATCCAGTCTTGCTCACGGCTATATACCGACCAGCTGGAGGACTGTTGACGTTATTTTCATTCCTAAACCAGGGAAAACAGACTACACGGATGCGAAAGCCCACAGACCTATCAGCCTCACATCCTTTTTACTTAAAACACTGGAACGGCTATGTGATAGACACATTAGAGATACTGCCCTCGCGCGTTTTCCACTACATCGGAACCAACATGCCTACAGCCATGGTAAATCTACCGATTCGGCCTTACACTGTGTGGTGTCCAAAATAGAAGAAGCCCTCCAAGAAAAATCAATGTGCCTGGGCACTTTCGTAGACATTGAGGGAGCTTTCGATAAGACACACTACTCAAGTATACAAAACGCCCTATCACAGCATGAGGTTAACCCCACAGTAGCCTCATGGATTATAAACATGCTAGGCAGTAGAGAGATACAACTTAGCAAGGATAAATCAAAGAAAGTGCTGGTCACCAGAGGCTGCCCACAAGGGGGAGTTCTTTCACCGCTCCTGTGGAACCTAGTTGTAAACGACCTGATCAGCAcactaaacaaaaacaaattccATACCATTGGATATGCAGACGACCTAGTAATACTTATCTCTGGTAAGTTCACGAGTGTTGTCTGTGAAATTACACAGAGAGCTCTATCGATAGTTGAGCGCTGGT is a window encoding:
- the LOC123691715 gene encoding uncharacterized protein LOC123691715: MGPMELVEGNPLVGVTETQSRSRPPTNLVVFTAPMVGLRGTLDPAGEKSPTGPESCRPQSSAGGDLSSDWTIVPQQSRKGKNAPVGKHQESDPPGKRTSNSSDGTTKNRLSSKRRRKLMARHKLQSELDKTSPNPQVPTAMSGSAAAATGSGLGPNQHSKPVQTSSRDSAGSKRSRLDDTISPRGAKKKPCLNEYRAVQTASYADAVKGDLIVAITSDTPTGHLNQEQADHILASLQPLLHQEALNYREGDACILFRGKPMFKGGVLKLWCDDARTVDWLKAATKKVTLPSGDKICVRRLADVPRRVRCGILLPGVWKDMKVVGLQLRYHNDWAQVHRWLLLRAEVQEAETFVVVSIPEDLVSTVMEHNRCLGFFFGSVYIKFQGPKGKYTEWPPEWDKPTVENATTSAKSDPDLNKAETLPSLTTESEEQATAPSTSRDTTDAPMEVTPDDELILLSVDSGDPESADSESGDEYTRRFGGLALGQEEEGMLSDDGEPLI